In a single window of the Streptomyces cinnabarinus genome:
- a CDS encoding thiamine pyrophosphate-dependent enzyme — MTDTEHLDGGDAAVAALTAAGADHIFCASGSEWAPVWESLARHHRDGLPCPGYLDLTHETVAVGMATGYGLITRRPQGVLLHAAPGLLQGSMAVHGALLAGVPMVVASSESATYGDGPGKDPGGQWYRNLSIVGGPHGVASPFTKWSNEAASVHTLPTMITRAAELAWRAPAGPAYLNIPLEILLEEWDGREAKPVVPPGSTHSSPEEADAVAQLIREAVNPVIVTETSGRESGGWEALVAFAEAWNIPVVEPDSAVCGNFPRTHPLHAGSDIGPWMDEADLILLVNCRAPFYPPSRRPSKARIVVIDEVPQRPHITYQVLFADRYLEGNVANSLRQLAKRAKDLDAAAVTARRAAQEERHAGERAAIAAAEAKAAEAAGGIDPVMVAATLRRLLDGEDAIVVDETITHSRIVKRHLRNDAPDSYFYVQGGLGQGMAVALGVKLAARERPVVLTIGDGAFTYNPVIPSYDASRAYELPLLIVVFNNRVYKSMNLNHRRFYPDGAAAGTGEWLGTDLHRLPRLASFAEPFGMHTETVDAPDALAPALERALKAVAEGTTAVVDVLVTR; from the coding sequence ATGACCGACACCGAGCACCTGGACGGCGGTGACGCCGCCGTCGCCGCCCTCACCGCCGCCGGCGCCGACCACATCTTCTGCGCGTCGGGGTCCGAATGGGCCCCCGTGTGGGAGTCGCTGGCCCGGCACCACCGCGACGGACTGCCCTGCCCCGGGTATCTGGACCTGACCCACGAGACGGTCGCCGTGGGCATGGCCACCGGCTACGGCCTGATCACCCGCCGCCCGCAGGGCGTGCTGCTGCACGCGGCCCCCGGCCTGCTCCAGGGCTCGATGGCCGTGCACGGCGCCCTGCTCGCCGGGGTGCCGATGGTGGTCGCCTCCTCGGAGTCGGCCACCTACGGCGACGGCCCGGGGAAGGACCCGGGCGGCCAGTGGTACCGCAACCTGTCGATCGTGGGCGGCCCGCACGGCGTCGCGAGTCCGTTCACCAAGTGGTCCAACGAGGCGGCCAGTGTCCACACCCTGCCCACGATGATCACGAGGGCGGCGGAGCTGGCCTGGCGGGCCCCGGCGGGACCGGCGTATCTGAACATCCCGCTGGAGATCCTCCTGGAGGAGTGGGACGGCCGTGAGGCCAAGCCCGTCGTCCCGCCCGGCTCCACGCACAGCTCGCCCGAAGAGGCCGACGCGGTCGCGCAGTTGATCCGCGAGGCCGTCAACCCGGTGATCGTCACGGAGACTTCGGGGCGTGAGTCGGGCGGCTGGGAGGCTCTCGTCGCCTTCGCCGAGGCCTGGAACATCCCGGTCGTCGAGCCCGACTCGGCGGTGTGCGGCAACTTCCCGCGCACCCACCCGCTGCACGCAGGCAGCGACATCGGGCCCTGGATGGACGAGGCGGACCTGATCCTGCTGGTCAACTGCCGGGCGCCCTTCTACCCACCGTCACGCCGGCCCTCGAAGGCACGGATCGTCGTCATCGACGAGGTGCCGCAGCGCCCGCACATCACCTACCAAGTCCTGTTCGCGGACCGGTACTTGGAGGGCAACGTCGCCAACAGCCTGCGCCAGCTCGCCAAGCGGGCGAAGGACCTGGACGCGGCGGCGGTCACCGCCCGGCGTGCGGCACAGGAGGAGCGGCACGCGGGGGAGCGGGCCGCGATCGCGGCGGCCGAGGCGAAGGCCGCCGAAGCGGCCGGGGGCATCGATCCCGTGATGGTGGCCGCCACGCTGCGGCGGCTGCTGGACGGGGAGGACGCGATCGTCGTCGACGAGACCATCACCCACAGCCGGATCGTCAAGCGGCACCTGCGGAACGACGCCCCCGACTCGTACTTCTACGTCCAGGGCGGTCTCGGCCAGGGCATGGCGGTCGCGCTGGGCGTCAAACTCGCCGCCCGGGAGCGGCCGGTGGTGCTCACCATCGGCGACGGCGCCTTCACCTACAACCCGGTGATCCCGTCCTACGACGCCTCGCGGGCATACGAACTGCCGTTGCTGATCGTCGTCTTCAACAACCGTGTCTACAAGTCGATGAATCTCAACCACCGTCGCTTCTACCCCGACGGCGCGGCCGCCGGGACGGGGGAGTGGCTCGGCACCGATCTGCACCGGCTGCCGCGGCTCGCCTCCTTCGCCGAGCCGTTCGGGATGCACACCGAGACCGTCGACGCGCCCGACGCCCTCGCTCCCGCCCTGGAGCGCGCCCTCAAGGCCGTGGCGGAGGGCACCACGGCCGTCGTCGACGTGCTCGTCACCCGCTGA
- a CDS encoding Ldh family oxidoreductase: protein MSHRKLVPAGELRDFSAALLEQGGLSAEHARTTAEVFVWAALRGVDSHGIARVPAYLELLAKGVANARPELGVESTTPAAAVLDADRAPGPVALSAAADEAVTRAKVTGIASVGVRRTVHTGAIGYYVSRIAEQGLVGIGFVAGMPNMGYTGVKGAAVATSPLAIAVPAKEHAPLLLDMATATVALGRIRQAKANGTPLPEGAAATEDGTPTTDPEQAVMPLPLGGAKGSGMSLAFEILTSVLVGAPIFAAFHSDDPQGRKHRQNALLIAVDPAAFGDPDAFTASVDETLATLKGLPTDSGVYYPGERSAAVAVERAEQGIPVAPKVWRELTEAAGRFGIEPPA from the coding sequence ATGTCCCACCGGAAGCTCGTGCCCGCAGGGGAGTTGCGGGACTTCTCCGCGGCCCTGCTGGAGCAGGGCGGCCTGAGTGCCGAGCACGCCCGCACCACCGCCGAGGTGTTCGTCTGGGCCGCGCTGCGCGGCGTCGACTCGCACGGCATCGCCCGGGTCCCGGCCTATCTGGAGCTGTTGGCCAAGGGGGTGGCCAATGCGCGGCCCGAGCTCGGCGTCGAGTCGACCACCCCGGCCGCGGCGGTCCTGGACGCCGACCGCGCCCCCGGGCCGGTGGCGCTGAGCGCCGCCGCGGACGAGGCGGTGACCCGGGCGAAGGTGACCGGCATCGCCTCGGTGGGGGTGCGCCGTACCGTGCACACCGGGGCCATCGGCTACTACGTGTCCCGGATCGCCGAGCAGGGCCTGGTCGGCATCGGGTTCGTGGCCGGTATGCCCAACATGGGCTACACCGGCGTCAAGGGCGCCGCCGTCGCCACCAGCCCGCTCGCCATCGCCGTACCGGCGAAGGAGCACGCCCCGCTGCTGCTCGACATGGCCACCGCCACCGTCGCGCTCGGCAGGATCCGCCAGGCGAAGGCGAACGGAACCCCCCTGCCCGAGGGCGCGGCCGCCACCGAGGACGGCACCCCGACGACCGACCCCGAGCAGGCGGTCATGCCGCTGCCCCTGGGCGGCGCCAAGGGCTCGGGCATGTCCCTGGCCTTCGAGATCCTCACCAGCGTGCTCGTCGGCGCGCCGATCTTCGCCGCCTTCCACTCGGACGACCCGCAAGGGCGCAAGCACCGCCAGAACGCCCTGCTCATCGCCGTGGACCCGGCGGCCTTCGGTGACCCGGACGCCTTCACGGCGTCGGTGGACGAGACCCTGGCCACGCTCAAGGGGCTGCCCACCGACAGCGGCGTGTACTACCCGGGCGAGCGCAGCGCCGCGGTGGCCGTCGAGCGGGCCGAGCAGGGGATCCCGGTCGCGCCGAAGGTCTGGCGCGAGCTGACCGAGGCCGCGGGGAGGTTCGGTATCGAACCACCCGCGTGA
- a CDS encoding TetR/AcrR family transcriptional regulator: MSAQFPVSEIVAARRPHRKDAARNYDALLAAARDAFAENGADASLEDIAKRAGVGIGTLYRNFPTRRDLFESVYAGEVNDLVQVAREVAGLEPWEALTTWLHRFTGYMVTKRAVREALDDQSEIFDACRDSMYAAGGPLLERAQRAGVARADMDFGDLLRLVAGVTATTFTDDAQRDRVLAIALDGVRTAR; this comes from the coding sequence GTGTCCGCCCAGTTCCCCGTCAGCGAGATCGTCGCGGCCCGGCGCCCGCACCGTAAGGACGCCGCCCGCAACTACGACGCCCTGCTCGCCGCCGCCCGCGACGCCTTCGCCGAGAACGGCGCGGATGCCTCCCTGGAGGACATCGCCAAGCGCGCCGGCGTGGGCATCGGCACCCTCTACCGGAACTTCCCCACCCGGCGCGATCTCTTCGAGAGCGTGTACGCGGGCGAGGTGAACGACCTGGTCCAGGTCGCGCGGGAGGTCGCCGGGCTGGAGCCGTGGGAGGCCCTCACCACGTGGCTCCACCGGTTCACCGGCTACATGGTCACCAAGCGGGCCGTGCGCGAGGCGCTGGACGACCAGTCGGAGATCTTCGACGCCTGCCGTGACTCGATGTACGCGGCGGGCGGGCCGCTCCTGGAGCGGGCGCAGCGGGCGGGCGTGGCGCGCGCGGACATGGACTTCGGTGATCTGCTGCGCCTGGTCGCGGGTGTCACCGCGACGACCTTCACCGACGACGCCCAGCGCGACCGGGTTCTCGCCATCGCCCTGGACGGGGTGCGCACGGCCCGCTGA
- a CDS encoding MFS transporter, with amino-acid sequence MPRSSTRLTFAVLATGAAVFSMLQSLIAPALPTVQQELHASQSTATWVMTAYLLSASVFTPILGRVGDLIGKKRTLVAVLFVVALGCLLAALAPSIGVLIAARVVQGVGGALFPLSFGIIRDEFAPGAVARSISNLSAVIAAGGGVGMVAAGPVITALDYRWLFWIPVGVVAVTTLIALRYVPESVTRARGSVNWTGAVLLSAWLVALLLPISQASVWGWTSARTLGLFAAALALFALWLYSEARSRTPLIDQKVMRLPAVWTTNTAALLFGSGMYAIWSFLPGFVQTPASAGYGFGASVTESGLLMLPMLVAMFLSGVLGGRLQPVVGAKALLTAGAALGALACGFLALWHDERWQVGFVAGVFGLGIGLAFASMANLIVGSVPPEQTGAATGMNANIRTIGGSIGAAVTSVLVTSSLQPSGLPYASGYTHGFTLLAVLCLAAALAALLVPATRAPRPSTPVRGRGRTPEQTGASTRIR; translated from the coding sequence ATGCCCCGCTCCTCCACGCGGCTCACCTTCGCGGTCCTCGCGACGGGTGCCGCGGTGTTCTCCATGCTCCAGTCGCTGATCGCGCCGGCCCTGCCGACCGTGCAGCAGGAGCTGCACGCCTCGCAGTCCACCGCGACCTGGGTGATGACCGCGTATCTGCTGTCCGCCTCGGTCTTCACCCCGATCCTCGGCCGGGTCGGCGATCTGATCGGCAAGAAGCGCACCCTCGTCGCCGTGCTGTTCGTCGTCGCGCTCGGCTGTCTGCTCGCCGCGCTCGCCCCGAGCATCGGCGTCCTGATCGCTGCCCGCGTCGTCCAGGGTGTCGGTGGTGCCCTGTTCCCGCTGTCCTTCGGCATCATCCGGGACGAGTTCGCGCCCGGTGCGGTCGCCCGCAGCATCAGCAACCTGTCCGCCGTGATCGCCGCGGGCGGCGGCGTCGGCATGGTCGCCGCCGGACCCGTCATCACCGCCCTCGACTACCGCTGGCTGTTCTGGATCCCGGTCGGCGTCGTCGCGGTGACCACCCTGATCGCCCTGCGCTACGTCCCCGAGTCCGTCACCCGAGCCCGCGGCAGCGTCAACTGGACCGGCGCCGTACTGCTCTCGGCCTGGCTCGTCGCCCTGCTGCTGCCGATCAGCCAGGCGAGCGTGTGGGGCTGGACCTCCGCCCGGACCCTCGGCCTGTTCGCCGCCGCGCTCGCGCTGTTCGCGCTGTGGCTGTACAGCGAGGCCCGCTCCCGCACCCCGCTGATCGACCAGAAGGTGATGCGGCTGCCCGCGGTGTGGACCACCAACACCGCCGCCCTGCTCTTCGGCTCGGGCATGTACGCGATCTGGTCCTTCCTGCCGGGCTTCGTCCAGACCCCGGCCTCGGCCGGGTACGGCTTCGGGGCGAGCGTCACCGAGTCCGGTCTGCTCATGCTGCCGATGCTGGTCGCGATGTTCCTCTCCGGAGTCCTCGGCGGCCGGCTCCAGCCCGTCGTCGGCGCCAAGGCGCTGCTCACCGCCGGGGCCGCGCTCGGCGCCCTCGCCTGCGGCTTCCTGGCCCTGTGGCACGACGAACGCTGGCAAGTCGGCTTCGTCGCGGGTGTGTTCGGGCTCGGCATCGGGCTCGCCTTCGCCTCGATGGCCAACCTCATCGTGGGCAGCGTGCCGCCCGAGCAGACCGGCGCAGCGACCGGGATGAACGCCAACATCCGCACCATCGGCGGCTCGATCGGCGCCGCGGTCACCAGCGTCCTGGTCACCAGCAGCCTGCAGCCCTCGGGCCTGCCGTACGCCTCCGGCTACACCCACGGCTTCACCCTGCTGGCCGTGCTCTGCCTGGCCGCGGCACTCGCCGCCCTGCTGGTCCCCGCCACCCGCGCCCCGCGCCCGTCGACGCCCGTCCGGGGACGGGGGCGCACACCGGAGCAGACAGGAGCATCCACCCGCATACGGTAA